Proteins from a single region of Prinia subflava isolate CZ2003 ecotype Zambia chromosome 10, Cam_Psub_1.2, whole genome shotgun sequence:
- the JUN gene encoding transcription factor Jun translates to MSAKMEPTFYEDALSAGFAPPESGGYGYNNAKVLKQNMTLNLSDPSSNLKPHLRNKNADILTSPDVGLLKLASPELERLIIQSSNGLITTTPTPTQFLCPKNVTDEQEGFAEGFVRALAELHNQNTLPSVTSAAQPVSSGMAPVSSMAGSTSFNTSLHSEPPVYANLSNFNPNALSSAPSYNANSMGYAPQHHINPQMPVQHPRLQALKEEPQTVPEMPGETPPLSPIDMESQERIKAERKRMRNRIAASKCRKRKLERIARLEEKVKTLKAQNSELASTANMLREQVAQLKQKVMNHVNSGCQLMLTQQLQTF, encoded by the coding sequence ATGAGTGCAAAGATGGAGCCTACTTTCTACGAAGATGCGCTGAGCGCCGGCTTCGCGCCGCCGGAGAGCGGCGGATACGGATACAATAACGCCAAGGTGCTGAAGCAGAACATGACGCTGAACCTGTCCGACCCCTCCAGCAACTTGAAGCCGCACCTGAGGAACAAGAACGCCGACATCCTCACCTCGCCCGACGTGGGGCTCCTCAAACTGGCGTCGCCCGAGCTGGAGCGGCTCATCATCCAGTCCAGCAACGGGCTGATCACCACCACGCCGACCCCCACGCAGTTCCTGTGCCCCAAGAATGTCACGGACGAGCAGGAGGGGTTCGCCGAGGGCTTCGTGAGAGCTTTGGCGGAGCTGCACAACCAGAACACGCTGCCCAGCGTCACCTCGGCCGCGCAGCCTGTCAGCAGCGGGATGGCACCTGTGTCCTCCATGGCCGGCAGCACCAGCTTCAACACCAGTTTGCACAGCGAGCCCCCGGTGTACGCCAACCTCAGCAACTTCAATCCCAACGCGCTCAGCTCCGCGCCCAGCTACAACGCCAACAGCATGGGATACGCGCCCCAGCATCACATAAACCCCCAGATGCCCGTGCAGCATCCCCGGCTCCAGGCTCTGAAAGAGGAGCCGCAGACTGTACCTGAAATGCCGGGGGAAActcctcccctgtcccccaTTGACATGGAGTCACAGGAGAGAATCAAAGCCGAGAGAAAGCGCATGAGGAACAGAATCGCGGCGTCCAAATGCCGGAAAAGGAAGTTGGAAAGGATTGCCCGGTtggaagaaaaagtgaaaactttgaaaGCGCAGAACTCAGAGCTGGCATCCACTGCCAACATGCTCAGAGAACAGGTTGCACAGCTTAAGCAGAAGGTCATGAACCACGTCAACAGCGGGTGCCAGCTTATGCTCACACAGCAGTTGCAGACGTTTTGA